One Eubacteriales bacterium mix99 genomic window carries:
- the fliD gene encoding flagellar filament capping protein FliD, with translation MPVRIGGLASGMDIDGIVSDLMKAERTRTDKVTQEKTLLEWTRKAYTDVNKLFAEFILRTRESFGLTDSSSGFLVNQSVRGLKWIRRATVGDVGIADVSARAGAANGANELTVTQLAANWSAASSDGISAAGQSRSNLASQFGLTDEDVVHLTISTGTGTKEQKVQITIENGMASVIKTSYGAGEDGEDSVISLLSGKDISDLSLKELTRQINRADIGVTASYEESIDRFFLQTNQTGAENTVSFSDESVLHDETGQPILDMDGNATSFLSKLKLKYETMGTNAAGQPVQMPADVLPGTYAGRDAVFDFGAALGITRPSNQFTVNDIDFDLKAVGRTTVHVDTDEDAVMEKITEFQSSYNELIDKIDSLLREEEYRDYPPLTAEQKSEMTEKEIELWEGKAKSGLLRNDSLIGQVMQKARLGLYERVKGLDGSFDQLTEIGITTERYAAGTMGGRLEIDEGKLREAIRKDPEGIVDLLFHQPDPGISDETEKRQDTGLVGRMYGDMISGMKEIILRAGPGEDAKLYRSVNSTMLLDFVTKHGSISMLDESISDYEEKVYRMGLRLADKEESYWKKFTAMETALNKMYSQSNWLTQQLGMKSGN, from the coding sequence ATGCCTGTCAGAATAGGCGGATTGGCATCCGGCATGGATATTGACGGAATTGTCAGTGACCTTATGAAAGCAGAGCGTACGCGGACAGATAAAGTGACGCAGGAGAAGACTCTTCTGGAGTGGACCCGGAAGGCTTATACCGATGTCAACAAGCTGTTTGCGGAGTTTATTTTAAGAACACGGGAGTCCTTTGGGCTGACGGATTCTTCGTCCGGTTTCCTTGTCAATCAATCCGTACGCGGCCTGAAATGGATTCGCAGGGCTACGGTTGGGGATGTCGGCATTGCGGATGTTTCTGCCAGGGCGGGGGCCGCGAACGGAGCCAATGAACTGACGGTCACACAGCTGGCGGCCAACTGGTCTGCCGCAAGCAGCGACGGGATATCTGCGGCGGGACAGAGCCGCTCCAATCTGGCCTCCCAGTTTGGGCTGACAGATGAGGATGTCGTTCATCTTACCATCTCCACCGGAACCGGCACAAAGGAGCAAAAGGTTCAGATAACGATTGAAAATGGCATGGCATCGGTAATAAAAACATCATATGGGGCAGGAGAGGACGGGGAAGATTCCGTAATTTCACTTCTGAGCGGAAAGGATATCTCCGATCTGTCCCTGAAAGAGCTGACCCGTCAAATCAACAGGGCGGATATTGGAGTGACCGCCTCCTATGAGGAATCCATTGACCGGTTTTTCCTGCAGACAAATCAGACAGGAGCGGAAAATACGGTTTCCTTTTCCGATGAAAGTGTCCTGCATGATGAAACAGGGCAGCCCATTCTGGATATGGATGGGAATGCAACTTCCTTTCTGAGCAAATTGAAGCTGAAGTACGAAACAATGGGAACCAATGCGGCCGGTCAGCCGGTACAGATGCCGGCCGATGTTTTGCCGGGCACTTATGCAGGCCGGGATGCGGTGTTTGATTTTGGTGCCGCCCTTGGCATTACCAGGCCCTCCAATCAGTTTACCGTCAATGACATCGATTTCGATTTGAAAGCAGTGGGTCGGACAACGGTCCATGTGGATACGGATGAAGATGCTGTTATGGAAAAAATAACGGAGTTTCAAAGTTCGTACAACGAGCTGATCGATAAAATCGATTCATTGCTCAGGGAAGAAGAGTATCGGGATTATCCGCCTCTGACCGCAGAGCAGAAAAGTGAAATGACGGAAAAGGAAATTGAACTTTGGGAGGGTAAGGCCAAAAGCGGATTGCTGCGAAACGACTCCCTTATCGGCCAGGTCATGCAGAAAGCCCGCCTGGGTCTGTATGAAAGAGTAAAGGGCCTGGACGGAAGCTTTGATCAGCTGACAGAGATCGGGATTACGACGGAGCGGTATGCCGCAGGCACCATGGGCGGCCGGCTGGAAATTGATGAAGGCAAACTGCGGGAAGCCATACGCAAGGATCCGGAAGGTATTGTGGATCTTCTTTTTCATCAGCCCGATCCCGGTATTTCAGATGAAACGGAGAAGCGACAGGATACGGGACTGGTTGGCAGGATGTATGGGGACATGATATCCGGCATGAAGGAAATCATCCTCCGGGCGGGTCCGGGAGAAGACGCAAAACTGTATCGCAGTGTGAATTCCACCATGCTGTTGGATTTTGTGACAAAGCACGGCAGCATCAGCATGCTGGATGAATCCATCAGCGATTATGAGGAGAAGGTTTATCGCATGGGGCTTCGCCTGGCAGACAAGGAAGAGAGTTACTGGAAAAAATTTACTGCCATGGAGACAGCGCTCAATAAAATGTATTCCCAGAGTAACTGGCTGACGCAGCAGCTGGGGATGAAGTCCGGCAACTGA
- a CDS encoding flagellin: protein MRINNNLMAMNTYRQLGLGEAAASRSMEKLSSGYRINRAGDDAAGLAISEKMRGQIRGLTQASRNAQDSISLVQSAEGALSETQAILQRMRELAVQSASDTNVNADRTAVQNEMDQLAEEVSRISNDTEFNTQKLLDGSFSGTFHIGANESQNLRLSISNMSSSALGTTAVNVTADEAGTVVNTGNSFSDGVYNVTAEDEKYYLADSNGKNVASSDDGLTFTSLTVEGDTVTFTDEVLSGTVAIKGDAAVGSARVANNGLEAGTYTVSGTNLIDKNGNVIAKAGDSGEGTAFTALDGETVLFTVNDALEDGASVKVGGIDVSSQTAADHAITTINDAITSVSNERAKLGATQNRLDHTIKNLDTSSENLQSAESRIRDVDMAKEMMEFTKDSILQQAAQAMLAQANQAPQGVLQLLR from the coding sequence ATGAGAATTAACAATAACCTGATGGCCATGAATACTTATCGCCAGTTGGGATTGGGCGAAGCTGCAGCCTCCAGATCCATGGAAAAGCTGTCTTCCGGTTATCGAATCAACCGTGCGGGAGATGACGCAGCAGGGCTGGCTATTTCAGAAAAGATGAGAGGACAGATCCGGGGCCTGACACAGGCTTCCAGGAATGCACAGGACAGTATCTCCCTGGTTCAGTCCGCAGAGGGTGCCCTGAGTGAGACACAGGCGATCCTTCAGAGAATGCGGGAGCTGGCGGTACAATCCGCAAGTGACACAAATGTAAATGCAGACCGGACAGCTGTACAAAATGAAATGGATCAGCTGGCCGAAGAAGTATCCAGAATATCCAATGATACCGAGTTCAACACGCAGAAGCTTTTGGACGGCAGTTTCAGCGGGACATTCCATATTGGCGCAAACGAAAGCCAGAACCTGCGGCTGTCGATCAGCAATATGTCATCTTCCGCGCTGGGCACCACTGCAGTGAATGTTACCGCTGATGAAGCCGGAACCGTTGTGAACACAGGGAATTCTTTCAGTGATGGAGTTTATAACGTAACGGCAGAAGACGAGAAATATTATCTGGCGGACAGCAACGGCAAGAACGTCGCCAGCAGTGATGATGGATTGACTTTCACATCCCTGACAGTGGAGGGGGACACCGTTACCTTTACCGATGAAGTGCTGTCCGGTACCGTAGCCATCAAGGGTGATGCGGCTGTGGGATCGGCCAGGGTGGCCAATAACGGTTTGGAAGCCGGGACTTATACGGTTTCCGGTACGAATCTGATTGACAAGAATGGCAATGTCATTGCAAAAGCAGGCGATTCCGGAGAGGGCACGGCGTTTACGGCATTGGACGGTGAAACCGTTCTCTTCACCGTGAACGATGCGCTGGAAGACGGCGCTTCGGTAAAGGTCGGCGGGATTGATGTGTCCAGCCAGACCGCTGCGGATCATGCCATTACCACCATCAATGATGCCATTACCAGTGTTTCCAATGAAAGGGCAAAACTTGGTGCGACGCAGAACAGACTGGATCACACCATCAAGAATCTGGATACTTCCTCAGAGAACCTGCAGTCTGCCGAGTCCCGTATCCGCGACGTGGATATGGCCAAGGAAATGATGGAATTTACAAAGGACAGCATTCTGCAGCAGGCGGCACAGGCCATGCTTGCGCAGGCAAACCAGGCTCCTCAGGGAGTACTGCAGTTACTCCGGTAA